DNA from Etheostoma spectabile isolate EspeVRDwgs_2016 chromosome 23, UIUC_Espe_1.0, whole genome shotgun sequence:
TCCTAAATCTATATTTAAATTGCATATCCACTGGGCAATTAACAGACAGCTAATGGCCTGAGCTAACGTACCTGTGGGCACACTCTCAACTGAAAGCACTGGATGtttttaaaaggtatttttaGATAGCACTAAGCCAGGCACAAGCGAAAATTCAATTTAATCAGTATCACACAgatagtctgaaaaaaaaaaaaaaagactaatacTGCAGCAATGGTATTGAAAATGAAGTCTAATAATGACCAGAGTACCCTACTTTAGTTAGTGGGATGGTGAATCTCCTGACAGTTGGGTTTTGTGTTTCACCTGAACAACTTGACACTCTTTGATTGCTTCATTAATTAAATCAGTTCAGCCTCTAATTATTGGCTCAAGGCCCTTATTACTGATCTTAATGGAGACAGGGACTACCAGGGCTCCTGAGAAAATAATGGGAGCTGATGATCAAGTGGCTTTGAATATATATAAGTCGTACTTACACTGTGTTGCTGTTACCAAAAGGTTATCCTCTAGCacgcttttaatttgaaattccTCTTGTGTTTGAGAGGCGCCGGCCATCTgccagattgtttttttgtttgcagaAATCCAGATAAAGTTGTGAAGGTCGATGTGCTCTGAGGCCTGGGAGGCGACAGCATGGATTTAGCTTCACAATGGGACACGGAGGGAAGGGGAGCAgaggaagaaagacagaaagaaaaaagggagggagagggtaAATTGGCAGATGCAACAACCAGATTAAAGCAGGcagcaggagaggagaaagaaatgagcaaaaCAGTTTCAGCAGAAATAAATGTGGAAATGAAGATGCTTATGAATATGGAAGGAAGAGCAGAGATAGGGACGCTGCCTGGATGACGTCTCAAAGGCCTCAAAGTGCCAAGATACTTGCCCGCTGCTGAGGAATTTAGATACACATCTGCAAAAGCTTCTGACAGAAACTCCCCACCCCCacctttttttaatcctccctTTTCTCGCTCTACCTTACATATCATAGATGATGCCAACTTGACAGCTAGGCACCTGTGGCAAAGCATCTATGGATCAGTGGGCACGgggtgtctctttctctgttcgtCTGCCATTAGCGTTCCCAGCCTGGGCTAACAAGCTCCTGGGTGCTTTGTTCTGAGCGTATGAGGAGCAAGGAGCTTGCGTTTCAAAGAAACCTCAAAGCCAGGCAGCGACATCAACCAGATGGTAGAGTTACAGAGGGTGAAAGGTGTCTGGCGGCTCCTCCAGTGTGAACTTGGTTGGGTTAATCCATTTGCTTAGAAAGCCAGAGAACTTCACATGTGGAGTCTAATTCCCCTAGCCCAGACTAAATCTTAATGCTTTGTTAGCCATCCTCACAATCactttttactacttttaaAATGGGTTTCATCCTTTGCATTCATTGTGAGTGTAACGTTGAAGACTAGAAGCTATAATGCAGCAAGACTTGCTGTTTTACTCAAACAACAAGACAACTGATGTCATGTTGATGTGTAGCTTTGGTTAGTGTAGTTAGTGTTAGTAGCCCTTCGCAAAAGTAAGACTATAAATCCCTAACACCTGTTGTCCCCAATGAAAAAGAAacccttttctttgtttttaagatttccTGTAGCTTTTCCAAAGACAATAAGTGTATTTGAAGGATGTAGTTCATCCATGACTTTTGGGAACATTGTTTGTAACAAAAGTATGAAAGGACTTCTGGAGCGTTCAACTGCATCTAATAGTCTTCATGattcatttactgtatatttctgtaTTGTACTTGTAGATCCTTCTGCATTAGCAAGTTACCATGGGATTTGGGGTGTGATTTTGTGtatctggtgcttccacacacatacaaacttgaaaaaaaacatccatgctctTTTGAGTAAGGTACacgtttctgaatgtcctctgccttcagtctccgggtgagctgttcaaaatcggGTTTCTACATAACTAGCCGAGACAAGATggcatgctagcatgctagctcgttctcccacacaacacacactagttcaccataatctacaaaagaactacttccatgtccctgttctgcaggcattccacaagtgtccctcgtttagaagaagtctcccagctaatcctacTTTAaccaaagttggaaaaacagtAGGCTAGCTGATGTGGtcattacctagctactgcgctgatgtgactcccaacaaagatagtaaagaagtgaaatgtctcactctgtagctaaaacacacagggtgaaaacagaatCTCCAGCAATGTGCAGCACAACAAAAATGTGGCGTTTTtctaaaatgaaaccatgttaacctattctggtacaacctcaaaatacaattatcatTCTGAAAATGAGCGCTGTAAACTCTTCTTTCTCTGCATTAGCTCTACTAATGAAATGTTTTAGGTTGTGCAGGTTAAGTTTGAGCCCATGTTTGGCCTCAGTTCCACCCAGTATTATACATTGTTATACTATATAATGTCTCAACATTAATAGCACATACAGGTATCTTTTCAGGGTTTGGGGATAGTTAGATAGTCAGAGGAGActaggagactactagaactgttgggtccttgtaaattttggagtgtggtctatctgtatagtgtcttgagataactcttgttatgaattgatactatgaataaaattgaattgaattgaattagtaGTAAAGTAATAAGTACAAAGGATCatcttccttctcttccttcaGGCCACGGTCGCAGCATTTGCAGCCAGTGAAGGTCACTCCCACCCACGAGTGGTGGAGCTACCCAAGACGGAGGAAGGGCTGGGCTTCAACGTGATGGGTGGCAAGGAGCAGAACTCCCCTATCTACATCTCCCGCATCATCCCCGGAGGTGTGGCTGAGAGGCAGGGCGGCCTAAAGCGAGGGGATCAGCTCCTTTCTGTCAATGGCGTGGTAGGTCTGACCTTTGATACAGAATGTGGGGACAAAGCCTCAATAATATGGatcggagagagagagagagtgcagatAAGATTTTCTATccctatttattatttaagcCTGCTTCCAAACAGATATATCCGtgactgaaatatttttttagcaACTTCTCACAAAATGGAGCAATGCTCAGTTTGATATGTCAGTCAACAGTCAGGAGCTATTGACATCAAAGTGCAGCACGTCTTGAATAAGAAGCAGAAATACTCCAACAGCAACAGAGAGTTGAATAACACTGACTGTAAGTCTGCTTGTTTCATATAACATCACAGAGGAAATGGGAGTTACTCTTTTTAAGAATGCACATTCTAATCATCTTAATTTAAAAtgatgctctctctctgtctctaaaCCCCCTGCAGAGCGTGGAGGGCGAGCACCACGAGAAAGCGGTGGAGCTATTGAAGGCGGCCAAGGACAGTGTTAAGCTGGTGGTTCGCTACACCCCCAAAGTGCTGGAAGAGATGGAAGCTCGTTTTGAGAAGCTCCGTACGGCCCGGCGacgccagcagcagcagatcctcatgcagcagcagcaacagcagcagaacGTGGCCTCTCAGCAGAACCACATGTCGTAGGTGAGGCGCTTCATTGCTTTAAGGGTGGGGGTCGGACATAAGGTAAGGCACCACCAGAGAAGAGGATACTGACATGAACGATTAGCCAGTCCCACAAGTTTTAATAGGCTGGGACATATTAGAAGTACATATGAAAGGGATACTTTACTGATTTTGATTCAGCTCTGTGTGTGGGCATCTTTATGAACGGTGTGTGGCTTTATTTGGGCTTAGAGTCGCAGTTTGCATAGCTGAGCCTGGACTGGGCTGTGGTAAACTCAAGAGAAACACATATTATCTTTGAGCTTCAAcatggattttcctttttttatttgatagaGTTTTGGATCCAAAGTGTAtgctatttgttatttttacagatatacagatattgATGCAAATGAtatccacatacagtattatcTTTCATCGTTTTCCTCTTGAGCATGTGCACAGCTTTGGACTCCCATCTGTTCCAGTTTCAAGGTGAAACAGGCGgattcattttcatattttaaatcTCCTCAGAAAGCTTACTTTTCATCTGTATGGTTTATTTCATACTTAATTGGTAAAGTGGTTTTCCTGAAAGtgtcaaaattaaaacattttgcaaGCATTCAGCAAAGGAAAATAGATGGAAAGAAGCATGCTCAACTCTCCTTTTAAGTTGTATTCATGCTATGCCTTGCAACTACTTTCATTGGCTCATGTGCAGGTAGTAAACATTTACATCCCAGCACGAAGCCTAAAACCTCAGTGGTATGTTAAGCAACCTCAGCAGCTGGTATCGTCTGTGCATGCAAACTTCACTGCTTCTGCTATGTTCTGCCAGTGATTCTGTTGTAAAGGCTATAAATTATTCAAGGTAGAACCAATTACTTCTGAGGCTCATGCTCATGCAGGTACGATGATAATACAGCCTCAAATGCTGTTATTTGGAAGCCACAGCTGGATAGAGGGTCTGCAAACCTCTGctttaaacaatattttttacagtccAAATTTAGAACAAAGTTCTGCACTGCCAGCCAAACTAAAGCAGACTTTTACTGTGTGAAAATAGCTCAACTTAAAAGCAAGAAGAAACTTtacagacattaaacagaccATTAAGCTAGCTAAATCATATCATGCTATGCTTAGTTCTGGCCAGGCTTCCCAAATTATTTAAGCGTTTCCCTGACGTATTGGAGGCGGGCCTGTGTCCAGGATCCCTATGTCGCAGTCTGTTTGATGCCAAATCCCCCAAGCATATCTCTTGTCTTGCACTTGGCACAGTGCAGCTTGGGAAGGTATTTGAGAGCTTGTAACAGTGTATTATGGTAGAGCTACAGAGAGGGAACTGAGCAGGgttcatgttgtacagtatCAATGCTGGCATGCTGACCGCAGAAATTTGCTTTTGCGGCCAAGCGGCTGCTGACCAAgtgacacacacaagcagacaaGAATGCAACATAAGCCACTGGTTTGCCTGGCATTCATTTGTCTCTGTCACTGTCTCTCtgactgtctctctgtctaccAACACAGGTGACTACATTACACAGCTAAGTGTTTGAACTCCTGATCATTAATTAGTAGATGGTAAATACATGTAAAGAAATACTGCCtctactctttttttccctgagagttgaatgtattgttttataaaaatgtattagcTGTTAATGGATGTATGTCAGGCAAGGTGACCCGCCTCCACCATGCATTGCTGCAGGAAACCCTGCATATATAGGCAGCATTTGGTGACCCATACCACATAAACTAGAACctacatacattttcataataAGTTTTGAGTCAACATTAGTTTTTCCTGTCTTGCATTATCCAAAGTTTACTTCTGTAGTTGGAACAAACACATCCCCCCACTTTTATTCAGAGCCTGTGTAGTGGGTATGACTCTGCATTGTGTTGTATTGTGGTTCCCAGGGtttgtttttcagctttttatTCCAAGGCACCAGCTCTAtgtgcagaaaaacaaagcattcaCACAGTCTCTCCTGCATAGATGCTCTCTGTGCCTGTGTAATACAATGAACAGAGTCAGCAAGTGCCCTGCGCTACAGTAGCTAGCATTGTTTCTGCACTCTAGTGTTGCAAGCAACACAACAGAACTGCCACACACAGGCCTTGACACCACTTATCTTCTATTTAGCAGATTAATGCTTGAAAACTATAGCtctaaaacatactgtaaagaCATGAATACAGTCACATACTTTTTTCACATATAGTAAAGAAAATGCTTTTTGCTGCTGACTCGTCCACGGCAGTACATTGGTTCGCTTCCGAGTCAGTACTCCTGCCTGTTTCTCCAAACTGGGAGCGTGCTGACCGTCATCTACTGTAGATAATACACTGTCTATGGATAAGTACCTCAtgcaaccccacttcaaaagatccaaactattcctttaaaagcAGATATTTTTGTACCAAAAGTACAGAAGTTGGAGGAATTGAAGCTTTAAAGTTGGTATGAGAATCAAACAGTACTTGAATCAACAGTATAAAAATTTAGTAAAATCCTCAGGCAATACAGAATTAGCTTGatgagataagataagataaactttattgatcccacactggggaaattccctCGTTAAAGcagttcaaaagaaaaatgtacacacatcagaatctaacaaatacacattaaatagaCAAATATAAAGATgtacaaaaattattataagaaaatgaaaaacaaatagaaTTAGAGTTATAATTATAATAGTAATATTAACACTATTAATGCTCTTATATAAACTGACAGTTTACATagacacagatatacagatgaGTAAGGTGCAGATAAATGGAAATGACATATTGCACAGTATGGAGGTGACACAGAGTAattaggaaataaataaatatgcattGTGCAGAACGTTGTCAAGATAACACTCAAGTCTCTATGTCTGAACCATCAGCGAGCTCTAAGGCACCGCTCTcagtttgtctctctcttttttttaatgatctgCAGGTTgtttcaaaaaaagaagaagtgaagGCGAGCGAAAAGGTGGATCTCAAAGACCATCTGTTTGTTGTTGAGGATCCCAAAGGAATCTCTCCATCGTGGTAGAAACCAACAAGTAGAAGACTCTTTtacttcctctctcccttccagTGTACCACCGATTACTgagcaaaaacaaagagagcCGTTCGTCCTAAAAATTGGTGCTTTGAAAAACAAGTATGAGGGAGTCTAGCAATGAAAGTTGTCCATTTTAACTTTGTATTCACTTTTATAAGTTGTTCTCCCCGGTTGTGAGTCTGACTGAAACGCCCGTTTCttgtgtttgttggtttgtttacaGTCATCCACTTTTGATTGTTCACCCACTTCCACTACACCGTGGCACCTTTGCCATTTTGCCATAGATATCATTTGTACAGTGGTGTTTCTATTCATTTTTCAACAGGTGCTTGTATCTCTGTATGAATGACCatcagttttattttcatttttgtcaaatttgTCCTGTTTTGGAATATGGAATTTGTGAACTCTTTTTTACCTTATATATTGTAGCAGGAAAGATTTTGTATCTTGTAGGTTTAGCAATAACACACATTCTTAAGTTTTTTCATCCTTTGACACAAAATTCACTATCGGATACATGCGTACATACAGAGTTTATGGGATACGTGCACATGTAAATCATTGTAAAGTAAAATGGGTCTTATGTACTGTAAGGCAACTTCTGTGTCCAGTATATCCTCTGTGCCATTTAAAGAGATTATTGATTTACAGGTGGCATAAATAATTATTGTGCAATAACTGTGATTATTACCAGACTCCTAACTGAGATTTATCTAGAAAATATACCATGAGACCGAGATGTTACCAAGAGATTTTACCAAAGTTAAAATCAGTCCTCAGAAATGTAAAGTGTCCTGTTCTCGACAGGCAAACAGAATGTCACCAGTTTTTATTCGAACAGAGTGGGaattaaatacacaaaaataatgCTAGAATTATTGTCCAGTCTATTTTATAGTTTATGAGATCAGAGATTTATCATACATAATATTCttccttttaaatatattattttcttcCTAAGATGTgcagattattatttattccttGTATAACTGCTGAATATTAGCCCATAGTTCATGTAGATCCTGGTTTCTCTTTTGACAATCATTTTGAGAAGTTATCATGAGACTGAGTGGaatgtttctctttctgtcatCCTCCGTACCTGTAACgaaaatgttgataaaagtgattATTACTTTTCTATCGTCTTTGGTGCTAAGCGCtccttgttgtgtgtttttctttggccCTACACTTCCCCGAGATCActgctttgtgtctttgttatcATCTTGtatttctcctctttttctatttttctgtaagtggctttcttttctttgtttgctcAACTGTGCGGGCTTTACCTCTTTTTGTTCCCTTCAATTTATCCTAACTAAatccaaaacataaaatacatcacttcctgtgtgccagaggttgttttttttcctccatccaTGAAACAGCGAATGAAAAACTGTCATGACGTTAATATGTTgcattttttatgattattcCTTTATGGATTTGTTGACAGAAAGTGATCACCTTTCATAACATAACACCTAATTGCACAAGTCCAGCAGAGCAAAATCCTTCTAAATGCATAAAATGTGTTGCGCGTTACCATTTCCTAAACAACCTGATAGCACTTAGGTCACATTAAGGCAAAGCTGTTGTATTAGGTCACCTCTGGGCTTAGGTTTTATAGGACACTCACTCGTCAAGCAAAGCATCTCCATACAACTGATCCCTTTTTGTATCTTTAAATCACAGGTACTCTTTCTTAATTGACTGAACATTTTTGAAGCTTATGGTCCTGTACTTACCGTCAAGATAAAAAAGCGACAACAAACTGTTGATATGCAATTGTTATACATACTATATTTGTATAAATAAATCTATGTGCTTGTGTACAGTGAATGCTTTGTTGACCCTTTCTTCATTTCCCATACTACCTTTTTATCATTTAGCTAACTGTGCGGGAGCATCAGAAATCATGTTTGTCATCTTCTGAATAATTATTTGCAAAGAAGTACATGAAAATATAGATTTGCAAAAATAAAGATGGTTTGGTTGGGGATCTTGCTACATCTAAGCCCTCCCAAAAAGATAAaaccttatttatttataaaaggtTTTGGTGGGAACATAGAGTTCAGCAGATTGTGGCAGCGTACATTGCAGTAGGGAGTTTAAAAAGGGAtagattggattttttttaaatggggttGCATGAGGTACATCTCCATAGTGTCGTCTTACCTACAGTATGGAGTAGTTGGAGCAGTAGTTGGagttaaacatgttttagaCACCTTAAAAAaggcccccaaaaaaaaatctatttcagtTTAAGTGGCGCTATATATTTTTGGCTGCTTTACCTTGCCGCAGACAGCCCTTTAGGACGGGGAACTGGAGCcgttataaatatatatgctCTCTTCCAAGttaccagactcctttgacaaaaactgtGATTGTACCTCGCAGGACACAGCTTTGAAGAGAGCAATCAGACAATTTCAGTTCATTCTCTCTAAGGCTCTGCTTTACTGCAAGGTAAAAcgttgaaaatattttaaatatagcgTATGCTTATACAGATAAGAATGTTTTTTTAGGAGGGCCTTTTTGTTTAGGtggttaaaatacatttaactgCTGACCCTATCCAGAGCAGTACATTGGTTAGCTTCTGTGTCGGTGCTCTTTCCTGCTTCTCCAAATCTCCATGTAGGTAATACACTGACAATGGATGATTCCCTTATACACCCccatttaacaataaaaaactaaaaactatcCCTTTATCCGATCATAaaggaaaaatgtgttaaatcagctgtttaAGCGCCATGTGGCGATACTTAGAACTTTGAACATCAGAGTCTTAATACTGGATTATTTAACTTTAGAATGTTTACTCCACTCAGGCTGATAAGATGAAAAATGACCAAGGTCACCTCACTCTTGAATGATGGCTATGTGTCTTGGTTTGACCCCCAGTCAGGTACCTAGAATAATTACAAAATTGGCGAAAGTATAGTAGCATGCAGCATTATACcgtaaaacagtaaaaactatGATGTGTTCATTTCTCATAACATAATAATACAACAGTCTCTGATTGCTTCTCAGTGATAAGTGCAGCTGCTGAAGGTGAGGTGATTAAACCGTGTGCACTGAAATGCCCCTCCGAAGACTCGTGCGGGTTTTTAGCCCTGGAACAGAAAGTCAAGGACCTTTTGTTAACTCAATACACAGAGCTGACACTGCTACTAATCAAGAGACTCTTGTGAATGGAAGGTATTAAACTCAAAGGATAAAAACTGGAAACACAAAGCAGTGCTGTTTCTTCACCGGCAACATCTTGTACACGGTGTCATGTGCAATAAAATCCCTGTTGGAGCTATTCTCCAGCAAACGACTAATTATGAAGCAACCGATCAAAgcctgaagtgaaaaaaaactcaagagtGCAGGTGACATTAATGCAGATGACAGATTCCTCACCCGTGTCCATGGCTGTTAATCAGGAGCAAAGAGCCAGAATGTAACACCTCCTCAggatcacatcacatcacaggAGCGAAATAAAACGTGTGTCATAGTGAGTAAATGATCTAAACCGCATAAACTAAAGAAGCAACTACATCGTATCATCTCCTTTTGTCTACCTTTGCAGATCCTAGCTTAGACAGCTGTCCCACATGACAGATTTTGCCAGAGGGCAGATTCAATTCTCCAAAGATCCCAGTTAAACTTCCTTCGTAAGATCAGTATTTCCCCTCAAATTTAAAGTACCTTCAAGAGTCATAATGTTAGGATTATGACTATATATAGTTCCCTAAAGTAAAAACCTGCGCATTCGTTTTGATTACATTAGAATCCAAACGTAGGAGCTAAAAATGAGGTGTTGATGTAGGAAATGCAAGAAACACCTCATCCTTGTGGTCTCACTGAGTACTACAGTCATGACTGTGCTGGTATTTGAGTCATGCTTTTGAGAAGTacactatttttaaaataatatccatgctctgcatccaaaatatccaccttgattaatgttactgaacCTTTTATTGCCACTGTTTAGATTCTGAATGATCAGTCAGCCCTTCAACTCTCTACAATGCAAAAACAAGCTGcatttgctggacttacagctgctgagaaaatgattgcaacccgttggaaaacCCCTCATGACGTGTCTATTCGTACTTGGACACTTGTTTTGGATGTCATATATATTGAACTCTACAGCTTGCATGAATGAAGCACCAGAAAAGACGTTGGACACTTGGCTCAACATGGCTGAATCCTTGAAATCCATTCTGTAGACTTTTGCTACAGCCTTCTTACTTCTATTTGCgcatgtgtttggtcccttatcatatgtctgtctgtgtgtttgcatgcttatgtgtgtgtttgtgtatgtattattTGAAAGCTGCAGACATCACTctcactgttgtgtttttattacgtTTCCCTcctttcatcacaaaaaaaataatatccatGCTCTGTCAAGATTAAAATTCACATCAATAAATAATGAAAGTCAGATTTTATAAAGGTCTCTCCCTGTTTATCTTTTATTTCCCCTGATTTAATGTTTGGCCACAACAACCGCTCAAATAATACAACATGCAAGCTACCTTTTTTCAAGACTCCAACAGGTGCTTTCATGTTTGTTGTTTCACCCTTGATGTAAGGACGATGTTCTTCACTTAAGGTGACAATTAAGACCATCTTTGGACATACAAGTTTTCATGCCATGCATGGTCATCAACTACTCCTTCCACAAAGTTGCACCACCTTTGACTGGTTCTCCCAGGTCTCGTCCAAAGCCGTCTGGTTCGCCTCCGACAAATTGGTGCATCAATAATTTGATGGAGGTTATTTACGCGCCTTCTCTGATCAGTAACACTATCTGTGAATATTTCCTATAACTGCTGAAAAGACTCTTGTGTGTTCATCACAGCTTCTAGTGCAACTTGAAGGTCTGACATATGGAAATAATCCGGcatgtttgttgttattttcctgtaCTGGCACATGCCTGTGACATAAACTCAACAAGAGCCACCGTGAGCAGATCTCAACCctccagatttccactggtttcactttttttgcgTTTCTAAGTCCCAAAAATGCTGTTGCCATCTAAACGAAAGGCACAcctaataaaatatttagttgtCATGTAAACAGGGCCTTGGATGTGTCTGTGTTGACACTCTAGGCTCAGTGAGCGAGCGATTCATGAATCACAACAAAAGTGTACGTAACCAAAGTGCCATGGAAAATGACATCAGTGACATTTGGAGTGTCGCACGCACGCAGCCGTGGTGGTTGGTGAAACACAAGGCGCTGCTGGAATGTCCACGGTGTTTCACAGTACCGGAGCAGAGGGACTGAACCACTGTGGAACTGCTGGTATTGTTTTACTCTGAGCTTCTCTCCAGAGATAGAGTAAGAAAGTGCTGTTGGATAGGTGGATGTATGTGTGCACCAATTAATCTTTATGGCACAGGTAGAAAGCTACGCTAAGCATAAAAATGCTACTTGCACATGAATGCACTGGCaataataatctaataaaaatatataatagtaCAACACGGGCCATTTTGTTATGCAAAATGAGTActatttcttttaataattGAATTACCTTTTGCTAACAGCAgttatgtattttacatttagGGTGCTTACTTGTTATGGAGTGTTTTTATACTGCTTCTTTTATTCTGTGTTGGAACACTTCTCCCACCTCTAAAGGTACTTTACAtgagtgttttcattttgtgccACTTTACACTTCTAGTCCCACATTTTAGAGGGAATTATTTTACTTccacttttaatactttatttaGTAGCGagcacttctgtattttttgaatGCCGGATTTTGAATGccagtatttttacttttactgaagGATCTGATTGTAACTTTCACCACTGTTGACAAGgaataactaaattaaaatgGCTTTAGTTTTTCATCAGCATTTCAAACAATAATGAAGAACACAATGCTCAATGAGCAAAATGATGATATATTGAGACGCCATTTTAAGGAATCCTATAAGAGAGGTACAGGTAGATATCTTCTATTTACTGTATTTGTCAAATAACAAAGGCCGAGCAAAAGTAAAAGACATTATAGGAAAGGAAATTTGAATAAATGTAATCATAAGAACTCCGAAACCTCATTGTCATTCGTCATAAACAATTGACAGTACAATGTGGTGAAACTCAATTACTGCCTTTAACCCATCTTGTGGGAGCAGTGGACAGCTACACATGCAGCATCCAGGGAGCAagttggggttcagtgtctttctcagggacactttgacacCTTGTGATTGAGGGGCAACCACTCTATACCTTCTAGCCATAGCCACCCATTAGAATAATAACCACAAaagatattatataatatagatCTTTCTGTGTAAGTATTGTGATTTTTACATTGCTGTATTGCCTCTCAATCGGACTACATAAACTGAAGTCAAACACAGCATGGTCAAAGACACGATGCAATAGAACACACATGtaatcccccctcccccccaaagcGCAATTAGAGGCTATTTGTTCTCAACTCTGGTGTTGATGGTATAATCAAGGGTGTTAATGATGACTCACATTTGGAAGGAGAGAACAAACAGGTACACACGGTGCTGCTTCCCCCTGAACACTCCCAGGcacataaaatatacaaagaGCTGTGGACAAAGAaggacaaatgtgtttttaattggtAAACTGAAATAAATTTTCATTAATTGTTAACATGcctgtcttcttttctttaaaacctTGCTataatgcaggaaaaaaaacatattttagaaggataaaatgtcttttttacaCCGCTGTAATGACTCACACGCAGTAGGCTACATGAGTGATTATAGCCCTGTCAAATGATTAATGGTATCAGTTGACCTCTATCAGTTTCTAAAGTGATCTCCACACCTTGTTAGCTGGAGACAGTCTA
Protein-coding regions in this window:
- the lin7a gene encoding protein lin-7 homolog A isoform X2; the protein is MATVVQPLSLDRDVARAIELLEKLQESGDVPGHKLQSLKKVLQSEFCTAIREVYQYMHETITVNGCPEYQARATAKATVAAFAASEGHSHPRVVELPKTEEGLGFNVMGGKEQNSPIYISRIIPGGVAERQGGLKRGDQLLSVNGVSVEGEHHEKAVELLKAAKDSVKLVVRYTPKVLEEMEARFEKLRTARRRQQQQILMQQQQQQQNVASQQNHMS
- the lin7a gene encoding protein lin-7 homolog A isoform X1; the protein is MATVVQPLSLDRDVARAIELLEKLQESGDVPGHKLQSLKKVLQSEFCTAIREVYQYMHETITVNGCPEYQARATAKATVAAFAASEGHSHPRVVELPKTEEGLGFNVMGGKEQNSPIYISRIIPGGVAERQGGLKRGDQLLSVNGVSVEGEHHEKAVELLKAAKDSVKLVVRYTPKVLEEMEARFEKLRTARRRQQQQILMQQQQQQQNVASQQNHMSLFQKKKK